The proteins below come from a single Drosophila kikkawai strain 14028-0561.14 chromosome 3R, DkikHiC1v2, whole genome shotgun sequence genomic window:
- the LOC108075520 gene encoding ATP synthase subunit C lysine N-methyltransferase has translation MEILNEDASKAISKPQKTGMSTGGKILIAATGGVGIGLSIVCASFVAPAFRRICLPYVPATTEQIQNVLSFLPRNAGGKLLDIGSGDGRIVVAAAQHHRGLKTDGVELNPWLVYYSRLAALRHGVSKQTSFFRRDLWKFDIKDYNFVVIFGVEQMMQDLEHKLIAECPHNTKIIACRFPLPSMQHVKIIEDGVNTVWFYDLDKPSGSS, from the exons ATGGAAATCCTGAATGAAGACGCCTCGAAAGCGATATCAAAACCCCAGAAAACTGGCATGTCCACGGGCGGCAAGATCCTGATAGCAGCCACCGGCGGTGTCGGCATCGGCCTGTCCATTGTGTGCGCCTCGTTTGTGGCGCCCGCCTTCAGACGGATTTGTTTACCTTACGTGCCGGCCACCACGGAACAAATCCAGAATGTGCTCAGCTTCCTGCCCAGGAATGCCGGCGGCAAGCTACTGGACATTGGCTCCGGCGACGGTCGCATTGTGGTGG CGGCGGCCCAGCACCACCGGGGTCTGAAAACCGACGGCGTGGAGCTGAATCCCTGGCTAGTCTACTACTCCCGCCTGGCTGCCCTCCGTCACGGGGTCTCAAAACAGACGAGCTTCTTCCGCCGCGACCTGTGGAAGTTCGACATAAAGGACTACAACTTTGTGGTCATCTTCGGAGTGGAACAGATGATGCAGGACCTGGAGCACAAGCTGATCGCCGAGTGTCCACACAACACGAAGATCATCGCCTGCCGCTTCCCCTTGCCCAGTATGCAGCACGTAAAAATCATCGAGGACGGCGTGAACACCGTGTGGTTCTATGATCTCGACAAACCAAGTGGGAGCAGCTAA
- the Nelf-A gene encoding negative elongation factor A encodes MANVRDSDTSLWLHNKLGTSNDSWINGSICSQLNKEVLRNIKECFPDLQTQVKLKLLLSFLHIPRRLVEEWKAELEEVIEVAGLDSELWVSMLAETMKTFPATSSLNTEISDYEDTRPIFTDMVNDLRKLVTKHSDLGMLPLECQYLNKNALISVVGQQPAPVKHFTLKRKPKSAQLRTELLHKSADAQSSLKKASAPTIPLRSRGMPRKMTDTTPLKGIPSRMPTTGFRSATVPGNAAQRPNLSRTPAGRKDGGIKLIEFTEQPLGYAAAKKRKREQQLEEQQKKQEQKQQQQAAAAAAAATAAAANTGDSSPTDGATASGGETPVTPTSANNSFEIKMEPQLLNQSAGSLEEPLDEELAGKSAMEGEPETPEYATATLEFAQATATSVVDSQPGKPAVEAKTKSPRTPKAAAKLNNNNNNSFNHTPKRIKQEIEIKSEEIIVPASIKLEKIETSPSSQGQQQQQRVIIQQQPPSLVQRTPHLLIRTSPQKRQNNGATTSTATTTTVGNTTIKMEKLDLKPMLRATGVSPSTSTAATTTLLTTQQLRQAANPLANLPNNISVKITSAKAKAAAAAAAGPSGSQAQQQTVQVQQTPQQSQPPLLINSSTPVILASSPSAQRAKALAAPSSSTTPTTTTTIPSQAIKTMPLSQLKTATNSGPVIISQTIIQPAKRAQQQAAGTSSAAAASQQQQQQQQQQQQQQLLQQQIQQQTQQQAQPTQQQPQQQQTQYIIATPQQSQQVQQQQQQPMLPTLTSFTHGRPLPQTTTLYQTTTAGGNGQTPTKILLKTSGTSSVVMTPLRQAQQQQATTVVSSNPPPLVATSAAVVSPGQSTTLNIQNVQLPNRPVTIQPASQAAQQQHMQAQMQQQHPHPQHTIVANTTATQQPKLSQVLMQPSGAVGAGGVSALNVSPTSGKNKTIILTQKGVILRNIGGDMYQQIPISNVGSLQGLGGTTLMTTTAAGPPSLVKTTSATGVQLQQQQQGAQPGKQILPTLIPTSSLGGQHVIVQQQQPTNVIGNSPQQTIIRPVMANVGGGLTTLPQGLTLIQRPGQQPQLVQVQAAPGSTQRTIITQSSTAAPAASQQQPRQQQQQILVQHKPAPTLQQRLVTSTTSGGQQPGNPNAGITRTVQVQVQAQQQQPQQQATQQQQAPQRRGLSLSNEHVHKAHEMFRKANRVSRPDKALILGFMAGLRENPRPNNENVLVIKLGETEEKVQQEDGNTALCLVESHIRLDYNTGEWKTFQNYRLQDQTAAS; translated from the exons ATGGCGAACGTAAGGGACAGCGACACATCACTGTGGCTGCATAATAAACTGGGCACCTCGAACGACTCGTGGATAAACGGCTCGATATGCTCCCAACTGAACAAGGAGGTGCTGCGCAATATCAAGGAGTGCTTTCCGGATTTGCAGACGCAGGTCAAGCTGAAGCTTCTCCTCAGTTTCCTTCACATTCCGCGCCGTCTGGTGGAAGAG TGGAAGGCGGAGCTGGAGGAGGTGATCGAGGTGGCTGGGCTGGACTCGGAGCTGTGGGTCTCCATGCTGGCTGAGACGATGAAGACCTTTCCGGCCACCAGCTCGCTCAACACCGAGATTTCGGACTACGAGGACACGCGTCCGATCTTCACAGACATGGTCAACGACCTGCGCAAGCTGGTCACCAAGCACTCGGACCTTGGCATGCTGCCTCTGGAGTGCCAATACCTGAATAAGAATGCGCTGATCTCAGTG GTGGGCCAACAACCCGCTCCCGTCAAGCATTTCACGCTGAAGCGTAAGCCCAAGAGCGCCCAACTGCGCACCGAGCTGCTGCACAAGTCGGCGGATGCGCAGTCTTCGCTGAAGAAGGCGTCGGCCCCCACAATTCCACTGCGGTCGCGCGGCATGCCCAGAAAGATGACAGACACCACTCCTCTGAAGGGAATACCGTCGCGCATGCCGACCACAGGCTTCCGCTCGGCCACCGTTCCGGGCAATGCCGCCCAGCGGCCCAATCTCAGTCGGACACCTGCCGGGCGTAAGGATGGCGGCATCAAGCTGATCGAGTTCACCGAGCAGCCATTGGGATATGCGGCGGCCAAGAAGCGCAAGCGTGAGCAACAGttggaggagcagcagaaaaagcaagagcagaagcagcagcagcaggcagcggcggcagctgcagcggcCACGGCAGCCGCAGCCAATACCGGCGACAGCTCTCCGACGGATGGGGCAACGGCCAGTGGAGGCGAAACGCCCGTCACTCCCACGTCCGCTAATAATAGTTTTGAGATCAAAATGGAGCCACAGTTGCTTAACCAGAGCGCTGGCAGCCTGGAGGAGCCGCTGGACGAGGAGCTGGCGGGTAAATCAGCCATGGAGGGCGAACCGGAGACGCCAGAGTATGCTACAGCCACGTTGGAGTTTGCCCAGGCCACGGCAACATCCGTGGTTGATAGTCAACCGGGAAAGCCCGCCGTCGAGGCTAAGACGAAGAGCCCGCGCACCCCGAAGGCTGCTGCGAAattgaacaacaacaacaataacagcttCAATCACACACCAAAACGAATCAAGCAGGAGATCGAGATCAAGAGCGAGGAGATCATAGTACCCGCTAGCATCAAGCTGGAGAAGATCGAGACCTCGCCTTCGTCGCAGggccagcaacagcagcagcgtgTCATTatccagcagcagccgccgtcTCTGGTTCAGCGCACTCCGCACCTGCTTATCCGGACGTCGCCGCAGAAGCGGCAGAACAATGGAGCCACCACCAGCACGGCCACTACCACCACTGTGGGCAATACCACCATCAAGATGGAGAAGCTGGACCTCAAGCCGATGTTACGTGCCACTGGCGTCTCGCCTTCGACGAGTACTGCTGCCACGACTACTCTGCTCACGACCCAGCAGCTCCGTCAGGCAGCTAACCCGTTGGCCAATCTGCCCAACAATATCTCCGTGAAGATCACATCCGCCAAGGCgaaggcagcggcagcagcagcagctggcccCAGTGGCAGTCAGGCGCAGCAGCAGACGGTGCAGGTGCAGCAGACGCCGCAGCAGTCACAGCCACCTCTACTGATCAACAGCTCCACTCCCGTCATTCTGGCATCTTCGCCAAGTGCTCAAAGAGCG aAGGCTTTGGCGGCGCCTAGTAGCAGTACTACCCCCACTACCACTACTACAATACCTTCGCAGGCCATAAAGACGATGCCGCTGAGCCAACTGAAGACTGCCACCAACAGCGGCCCGGTGATCATATCGCAGACGATTATTCAGCCGGCTAAGCGGGCTCAACAGCAAGCTGCTGGCACGTCGAGTGCAGCGGCCGCttcccaacagcagcagcagcagcagcaacaacagcagcagcagcaactgctgcAACAACAGATCCAGCAGCAGACGCAACAACAGGCCCAGCCAACTCAACAGcagccccagcagcagcagacacaGTACATCATAGCCACGCCacagcagtcgcagcaggtgcaacagcagcagcagcagccaatgCTACCCACGCTTACTTCATTTACACACGGTCGACCTTTGCCGCAGACCACAACGCTTTACCAGACAACCACGGCTGGAGGAAACGGGCAGACACCCACGAAGATATTGCTGAAGACCTCGGGTACGTCCAGTGTGGTGATGACGCCGCTCCGACAggcgcaacagcagcaggccaCCACTGTGGTATCCTCGAATCCGCCGCCACTGGTGGCCACATCCGCAGCAGTGGTCTCGCCCGGACAGTCGACGACTCTGAATATTCAAAACGTGCAGCTGCCTAACCGGCCGGTGACCATTCAGCCAGCCTCCCAGGCTGCCCAGCAACAGCATATGCAGGCtcagatgcagcagcagcatccccaTCCGCAGCACACGATCGTAGCCAATACGACGGCCACGCAACAGCCCAAGCTGTCGCAGGTCCTGATGCAGCCAAGCGGAGCTGTTGGGGCCGGCGGAGTGTCCGCCCTGAACGTTTCACCGACGTCTGGGAAAAACAAGACCATTATACTCACCCAAAAGGGCGTTATACTGCGCAACATAGGAGGTGACATGTACCAGCAAATACCCATCAGCAATGTGGGCAGCCTGCAGGGACTCGGTGGCACTACGCTCATGACCACTACGGCGGCTGGACCGCCTAGTCTGGTGAAGACGACGTCGGCGACCGGTgtgcagttgcagcagcagcagcagggtgCGCAGCCTGGGAAGCAGATTCTGCCCACCCTCATCCCAACCAGCTCGCTGGGCGGCCAGCACGTGATtgtgcaacagcagcagcccacCAATGTCATTGGAAAT TCCCCGCAGCAAACCATCATTCGGCCAGTGATGGCCAACGTTGGCGGAGGCTTGACCACGCTGCCGCAGGGCCTGACCCTGATACAGCGGCCGGGCCAGCAGCCGCAACTGGTGCAGGTGCAGGCGGCGCCGGGCAGCACGCAGCGCACGATTATCACGCAATCGAGCACGGCGGCGCCAGCGgcgtcgcagcagcagccgcgccagcagcagcaacaaatacTGGTCCAACACAAGCCGGCTCCGACCCTGCAGCAGCGTTTGGTCACCTCCACCACCAGCGGTGGCCAGCAGCCAGGCAATCCCAATGCCGGAATCACACGCACTGTCCAGGTCCAGGTGcaggcgcagcagcaacagccccagcagcaagcaacgcagcagcagcaggcacccCAGCGACGCGGGCTCTCGCTTTCG AACGAGCACGTGCACAAGGCGCATGAAATGTTCCGGAAGGCGAATCGTGTTTCGCGTCCTGACAAAGCCCTTATCCTCGGCTTCATGGCGGGTCTGCGTGAAAATCCGCGGCCGAATAATGAAAATGTGTTGGTCATCAAGCTGGGCGAAACAGAG gAAAAAGTTCAACAGGAGGACGGAAACACGGCGCTGTGCCTAGTGGAATCGCATATCCGGTTGGACTACAACACCGGCGAGTGGAAGACATTCCAGAACTACAGGCTGCAGGATCAGACTGCTGCCTCATAG